The following coding sequences lie in one Capnocytophaga stomatis genomic window:
- a CDS encoding heavy metal translocating P-type ATPase — translation MNCYHCGNEFDNEPLSADDKVFCCLGCKTVYEILSENNLSSYYDIEQNPGARPEESLEKYSFLDNEKIVEKLLEFNDGNIQIVNLYIPHIHCSSCIWVLENLDRLHSAVGGSVVNFPQKTVRITFNSDKVSLKELVLLLAHIGYSPYISLEDYQTKKNKPNRQIYYKLGVAAFAFGNVMLLSFPEYFEADEFWIEQYKPFFRWIMFFLSLPVMFYSASDYFISAYKGIRSKILNIDIPLALGILAMFVRSCYDIFTDSGQGFFDSLNSLVFLLLIGKFFQQRTYSFLSFERDYKSYFPIGITKILPDGKEESVQVYDIAQGDRLLIRNQELIPVDAILIRGEAHIDYSFVTGEANPVQKISGDKLFAGGKQTQGAIEIEALKGISQSYLTQLWSNEIFSKDKDDKFKTLTDKVSKYFTIIILAISFISLFVWIYLAYKNLAEPVMPLNVFTAVLIIACPCALAISAPFTLGNMLRIFGQRKLYLKNSKVIEKMAKIDTIIFDKTGTITTANKSDLTYEGTELTPEEQIVIKKTLRNSNHPLSRQIYDYLTVSDTSNFINNFKEITGKGIEAKIGDVFVKIGSAKFIGKEIDKDNLKTSVHISLNGIYKGCFIFSNSYRKGISELFKSLASKYKLVILSGDNESERDTLEKLLPSNSTILFNQKPDDKLNYIELLQKEGRKVMMIGDGLNDAGALKQSDVGIALAENVNVFSPACDGIMDSTKIGDLRAFLKLSEKSIQIIKGSFMLSFLYNIIGVSFAVMGHLSPLVAAILMPLSSITIVLFTTLNTNIAARKLK, via the coding sequence ATGAATTGCTATCATTGTGGAAATGAATTTGATAACGAACCACTTTCGGCAGACGACAAGGTCTTCTGTTGTTTGGGTTGCAAAACGGTTTATGAAATTCTGTCAGAAAATAATTTATCCTCATACTACGATATTGAGCAAAATCCGGGAGCTCGCCCTGAAGAATCGTTAGAAAAATATTCTTTCTTGGACAATGAAAAAATCGTAGAAAAGTTGCTTGAATTTAACGACGGAAATATTCAAATTGTAAATCTGTACATTCCTCATATTCACTGTAGTTCCTGTATTTGGGTGCTTGAAAATTTAGACAGATTGCATTCCGCAGTGGGAGGCTCTGTGGTTAATTTTCCTCAAAAAACAGTGCGTATTACCTTCAATTCCGACAAAGTTTCTCTTAAGGAATTAGTGTTGTTATTGGCTCACATTGGCTATTCTCCATACATCAGCTTGGAAGATTATCAGACGAAGAAAAACAAACCTAACCGACAGATTTACTACAAATTAGGTGTAGCTGCCTTTGCTTTTGGGAATGTAATGTTACTTTCTTTTCCTGAATATTTTGAAGCAGACGAGTTTTGGATTGAACAATACAAACCTTTCTTTCGTTGGATAATGTTTTTTCTGTCCTTGCCTGTGATGTTTTACTCGGCTTCGGATTATTTTATTTCGGCATATAAAGGCATCAGAAGCAAGATTTTAAATATTGATATTCCTTTGGCTTTGGGGATTTTGGCTATGTTCGTTCGTAGTTGCTACGATATTTTTACGGATTCCGGTCAAGGATTTTTTGACAGCCTGAACAGCTTGGTTTTCTTGCTTTTAATCGGAAAATTCTTCCAGCAACGAACATACAGTTTTCTCTCCTTTGAAAGAGATTATAAGAGTTATTTTCCCATCGGAATTACTAAAATTCTCCCTGACGGAAAAGAGGAAAGCGTTCAAGTTTACGATATTGCTCAAGGAGATAGATTACTAATTAGAAATCAAGAACTTATACCCGTAGATGCTATCTTGATTCGAGGAGAAGCTCACATCGATTACAGTTTTGTGACGGGTGAAGCCAATCCTGTTCAAAAAATCAGCGGAGATAAGCTTTTTGCAGGAGGAAAACAAACGCAAGGAGCCATTGAAATTGAAGCACTTAAAGGAATTTCACAAAGTTATTTAACTCAGCTTTGGAGTAATGAAATTTTCAGTAAAGATAAGGACGACAAATTCAAAACCCTGACAGATAAAGTTAGTAAATACTTCACAATCATAATTTTAGCAATATCTTTTATCTCTTTGTTCGTTTGGATTTATTTGGCATATAAAAATCTTGCCGAGCCTGTGATGCCTTTGAATGTATTCACCGCGGTTTTGATTATCGCTTGCCCGTGTGCATTGGCTATTTCTGCTCCGTTCACTTTGGGGAATATGTTGCGTATTTTCGGACAACGTAAATTATACCTGAAAAACAGCAAGGTTATTGAAAAAATGGCAAAAATCGACACGATTATTTTCGATAAAACGGGAACAATTACCACTGCCAACAAATCGGATTTGACTTACGAAGGAACAGAATTAACACCTGAGGAACAGATAGTTATAAAAAAGACATTACGAAACTCCAACCATCCGCTTAGTAGGCAAATTTATGATTACTTAACTGTTTCGGACACTTCAAATTTCATTAATAATTTCAAGGAAATCACAGGAAAAGGAATCGAAGCCAAAATTGGTGACGTTTTTGTTAAAATAGGTTCAGCAAAATTTATTGGCAAGGAAATAGACAAAGACAATCTGAAAACAAGTGTGCATATTTCGCTAAACGGAATCTACAAAGGTTGTTTCATTTTCAGCAATTCTTACCGAAAGGGAATTTCAGAGTTGTTCAAATCTTTAGCAAGTAAATATAAGTTGGTAATTCTTTCGGGAGATAATGAAAGTGAGCGAGATACGTTGGAAAAATTACTTCCTTCCAATTCCACTATTTTGTTCAACCAAAAGCCTGATGACAAATTAAATTATATCGAATTATTGCAGAAAGAAGGCAGAAAAGTAATGATGATAGGTGACGGACTAAACGATGCCGGAGCGTTGAAACAGAGCGATGTAGGAATTGCCTTAGCCGAAAATGTAAATGTGTTTTCTCCTGCTTGTGACGGAATTATGGATTCTACCAAAATTGGTGATTTGAGGGCTTTTTTAAAGCTTTCCGAAAAATCAATACAGATTATTAAAGGAAGTTTTATGCTTTCATTTCTGTACAATATTATAGGGGTTTCGTTTGCTGTAATGGGACATTTGTCTCCTTTGGTAGCAGCCATTCTGATGCCGTTGAGCTCCATTACTATCGTGCTTTTCACCACTCTGAACACGAATATAGCCGCAAGGAAATTGAAATAG
- a CDS encoding Crp/Fnr family transcriptional regulator — translation MSNQADTKCEHCFVRHQKMLRTLNDGELRVISECKTASIIKKGKVIFEEGDVLAGVYCIKEGICKLSKLSANGKSQIVRFVGKGDILGQRSVIARDPVNLSAIALTDMRVCFIPKEEVFNFFATNVGFSVEVFRNVCDELKKADNAIVDLAQKTVKQRLADTLLFLENNFGTDEQGYINIQLSREEIGNMIGSATESLIRMLSEFSKNKWIETRVKKIKILDKRKLEKVSLGN, via the coding sequence ATGAGTAATCAAGCGGATACGAAGTGCGAACATTGTTTTGTAAGGCATCAAAAAATGCTAAGAACGCTCAATGATGGTGAACTTCGGGTTATTTCTGAATGCAAAACGGCTTCAATAATAAAAAAGGGTAAAGTTATTTTTGAAGAAGGTGATGTACTCGCAGGTGTTTATTGTATTAAAGAAGGAATTTGCAAACTTAGTAAGCTGAGTGCCAACGGGAAAAGCCAAATTGTTCGTTTTGTCGGAAAAGGAGATATCTTGGGGCAACGCAGCGTTATTGCTCGCGACCCTGTGAATTTGAGTGCGATAGCTCTGACCGATATGAGAGTTTGTTTTATTCCGAAAGAGGAAGTATTTAATTTTTTTGCAACAAACGTAGGGTTTTCCGTAGAAGTATTCCGAAATGTGTGTGATGAATTGAAGAAAGCCGACAACGCGATTGTTGATTTGGCACAAAAGACTGTAAAACAGCGTTTAGCAGATACGTTACTTTTCTTAGAAAATAATTTCGGAACCGACGAACAAGGTTATATCAATATTCAACTTTCACGTGAAGAAATTGGAAATATGATAGGTTCTGCAACAGAATCACTCATCAGGATGCTTTCCGAATTTAGTAAAAATAAATGGATTGAAACGCGTGTGAAGAAGATTAAAATACTGGATAAGAGAAAATTGGAAAAAGTATCGTTAGGGAACTAA
- a CDS encoding YqiA/YcfP family alpha/beta fold hydrolase, protein MKILYLHGLDSFLQDDRREVLQQYATVFAPVLDYKNTPNLFQTLQEEYHDVDAIVGSSAGGLVTYYLAQALQKPCLLFNPALAFRSEMPIVTNFNRSYSQYMQIVIGLQDEVILPWQSLELLRDDISENQNVEIHLINKMEHSYPIEIFRKETEFFIKMIHQNL, encoded by the coding sequence ATGAAAATACTGTATTTACACGGATTGGATAGTTTTCTGCAAGATGACCGAAGAGAAGTTTTGCAGCAATATGCAACGGTTTTTGCTCCTGTTTTGGACTATAAAAATACGCCTAATCTGTTTCAAACCTTGCAGGAAGAATACCACGATGTAGATGCTATAGTTGGGTCAAGTGCCGGAGGATTAGTAACTTACTATTTAGCTCAAGCCTTGCAAAAACCCTGTTTGTTGTTCAATCCCGCGTTGGCTTTCCGCAGTGAAATGCCCATCGTTACGAATTTCAATCGCTCATACTCCCAGTATATGCAAATTGTAATCGGGTTGCAGGATGAGGTTATTCTGCCTTGGCAATCTTTGGAATTACTTCGTGACGATATTTCTGAAAATCAGAATGTTGAAATCCACTTAATTAACAAAATGGAACATTCTTACCCGATTGAAATTTTCCGAAAAGAAACCGAATTCTTCATAAAAATGATTCACCAAAACTTATAG
- a CDS encoding N(4)-(beta-N-acetylglucosaminyl)-L-asparaginase has protein sequence MKTIYLFAIPLFLVACKSNSSEKTSEETASVNVKPVVISTWNHGLPANDAAWEILASGGNALDAVEKGVMTAEADPEETSVGYGGYPDREGNVTLDACIMDSQNNAGSVACLKNIKHPISVARLVMEKTPHVMLVGDGAKQFALSQGFKEEDLLTEKSKKAYEEWLKTSQYKPIINIENHDTISMLALDENGNLSGACTTSGMAWKMAGRVGDSPIIGGGLFLDNEVGAAAATGLGEAVIRTAGSAMVVELMRHGKSPQEACEIVTKRIYDLYKNSPELEHLQVGFIALSKSGEIGAFCVRKGFNYALQSKNQQNTLIDATYMME, from the coding sequence ATGAAAACAATTTATCTTTTTGCAATTCCTTTATTTTTAGTTGCTTGTAAATCGAATTCATCAGAAAAAACCTCTGAAGAAACAGCGTCTGTCAATGTAAAACCTGTGGTTATCAGCACTTGGAATCACGGATTGCCAGCCAATGACGCTGCTTGGGAAATTCTCGCTTCGGGCGGAAATGCTTTAGATGCCGTTGAAAAAGGCGTGATGACTGCTGAAGCCGACCCCGAAGAAACTTCCGTAGGTTACGGAGGCTATCCCGACCGAGAAGGAAACGTAACGCTCGATGCCTGCATTATGGACAGCCAAAACAATGCGGGTTCGGTGGCTTGCCTGAAAAATATCAAGCACCCCATTTCGGTAGCTCGTTTGGTGATGGAAAAAACGCCTCACGTAATGCTCGTGGGTGACGGAGCTAAGCAATTTGCTCTTTCACAGGGATTTAAAGAAGAAGATTTACTAACTGAAAAGTCAAAGAAGGCTTATGAAGAATGGCTAAAAACCTCTCAATATAAGCCTATTATCAATATTGAAAACCACGACACGATTAGTATGTTAGCGTTGGATGAAAACGGGAATCTTTCCGGAGCTTGTACCACCAGCGGAATGGCTTGGAAAATGGCAGGTAGAGTGGGAGATTCACCTATCATCGGCGGAGGTCTGTTTTTGGATAATGAAGTAGGAGCAGCCGCAGCAACAGGTTTAGGCGAAGCGGTTATCCGTACGGCAGGCAGTGCGATGGTGGTGGAGTTGATGCGACACGGGAAATCTCCGCAAGAAGCTTGTGAAATCGTTACTAAACGCATTTATGATTTGTACAAAAACTCGCCCGAATTGGAACATCTGCAAGTTGGATTTATCGCTTTAAGTAAAAGTGGAGAAATTGGGGCATTTTGCGTTCGTAAAGGATTTAATTACGCACTGCAATCTAAAAATCAACAAAATACACTCATTGATGCAACTTATATGATGGAATAG
- a CDS encoding helix-turn-helix domain-containing protein: MNIEKLSQKIKELRKVKCLSQEELATQSGVSLRTVQRVENAESTPSGETLKRILTTLGTSYEALITETITEKPLRTLQGVKEYLHIFSDKLIINRSVIPENITKTYEKSISFLFKTLGVVFIGTLLFSIIAVVFFFLDNTDLAIFATGFATIFLIVTFLIMWFSSGAAPYIERKHIVATKIENTKLGNIHFIVTYRDGKRIKERSITFETRDLTYIQEGLLSENLIETNKVSQNYDTLIIMFSIPVLSSLTRFSDKFDFPVVITLWSLTGIVCIIIKVIIKSIRNNKKYAQSL, from the coding sequence ATGAATATCGAAAAACTATCACAAAAAATTAAGGAATTACGAAAAGTTAAATGTCTTTCGCAAGAAGAATTGGCAACCCAATCGGGAGTTTCTCTCCGAACGGTTCAACGGGTGGAAAATGCAGAAAGCACTCCTTCGGGAGAAACTTTAAAACGTATTTTAACTACTTTGGGCACTTCATACGAGGCACTAATTACTGAAACTATAACCGAAAAACCCTTGCGAACCCTACAAGGTGTAAAAGAGTATCTGCATATTTTTAGTGATAAACTGATAATCAATAGGTCTGTTATTCCTGAAAATATCACAAAAACTTACGAAAAATCCATTTCGTTTTTGTTTAAAACGTTAGGTGTTGTATTTATTGGAACATTATTATTTTCTATAATAGCCGTTGTATTTTTCTTTTTGGACAACACTGATTTGGCTATTTTTGCAACTGGTTTTGCAACCATTTTTCTGATAGTGACTTTCCTCATAATGTGGTTTTCTTCGGGAGCAGCTCCCTATATTGAACGTAAACATATTGTAGCAACAAAAATAGAGAACACGAAACTCGGAAATATTCATTTCATAGTAACTTACCGAGACGGAAAACGTATAAAAGAAAGATCAATTACTTTCGAAACTCGTGATTTAACCTATATTCAAGAGGGATTACTATCAGAAAACCTCATTGAAACCAACAAAGTAAGTCAAAACTATGACACTTTAATTATTATGTTCTCCATACCTGTATTATCTTCCTTAACAAGATTTTCTGATAAATTTGATTTTCCTGTAGTTATTACTCTATGGAGCTTAACTGGTATTGTTTGTATAATAATCAAAGTCATCATAAAATCAATTCGAAATAACAAAAAATACGCTCAATCACTTTAA
- a CDS encoding immunity 26/phosphotriesterase HocA family protein, whose product MYELNNHQRRYFGLDPIASHWNRVILKGDMHRPDSILYFDGDTIKRRIISTEKEYKEAHYNEQTRNREVLLPKTSRGKEQKLNASTFEKRTPIGVYLSVGEYGDLTIGSLTSQTSFYRRLWEYPVQKGLKPTDLIDEFIQNSPENHFEEIEKFRQLKRQNLKFKQGDYFCFKLNRTEFGFGRILMDIDKVRKTNVLPLDHKLFWLMGKPVLVQLFVFASSTKNVDLQILKSQSVLPASVMMDNAFFYGEYQVIDYEPIADEAYDFPISFYYGFTDYNAPEICTLQWGFIHLEMKRSDFDKHISSKLQQVLKENELKHNTIGFSPAYDNFEINNALKGIGIDPNHWIWKEDLRNPKWEEAKNELFTIFGLDSKNNYAENCKKLGVRLPSEVGM is encoded by the coding sequence ATGTACGAACTAAACAACCACCAACGAAGATATTTTGGGCTTGACCCAATCGCATCTCATTGGAATAGAGTGATTTTGAAAGGCGATATGCATCGTCCCGATAGCATTTTGTATTTTGATGGCGATACTATCAAACGCCGTATTATCTCCACCGAAAAGGAATACAAAGAAGCCCATTACAACGAGCAGACTCGCAACAGAGAAGTGCTTTTGCCGAAAACTTCCAGAGGAAAAGAACAGAAACTCAATGCTTCTACTTTTGAAAAACGCACGCCCATCGGGGTTTATCTGTCGGTGGGTGAATATGGAGATTTAACCATAGGAAGCCTTACCTCACAAACGTCCTTTTACCGAAGATTGTGGGAGTATCCTGTGCAAAAAGGACTGAAACCTACCGATTTAATAGATGAATTTATCCAAAATTCGCCTGAAAATCATTTTGAGGAAATTGAAAAATTCAGACAGTTAAAACGGCAGAATTTAAAATTCAAACAGGGCGATTATTTTTGCTTTAAGCTCAACCGTACCGAGTTTGGTTTTGGCAGGATTTTGATGGATATAGATAAAGTTCGGAAAACCAATGTTTTACCTCTTGACCATAAATTGTTTTGGCTGATGGGAAAACCTGTGCTGGTACAGTTGTTTGTTTTTGCATCTTCTACTAAAAATGTTGATTTACAAATACTTAAAAGTCAATCTGTTTTGCCTGCTTCGGTGATGATGGATAATGCGTTTTTCTATGGTGAATATCAAGTGATTGACTACGAGCCTATTGCAGATGAGGCGTATGATTTTCCTATATCGTTTTATTACGGTTTCACGGATTACAACGCTCCTGAAATCTGTACACTACAATGGGGATTTATTCACTTGGAAATGAAACGAAGTGATTTTGATAAACATATTTCCAGTAAGTTACAACAAGTTTTAAAGGAAAATGAACTCAAACACAATACCATTGGTTTTTCGCCTGCATACGATAATTTTGAAATCAACAATGCACTAAAAGGCATTGGGATTGACCCCAATCATTGGATATGGAAAGAGGACTTGCGAAACCCCAAGTGGGAAGAGGCTAAAAACGAACTTTTTACCATTTTTGGGCTTGACTCAAAGAACAACTACGCTGAAAATTGCAAAAAATTAGGTGTGAGGCTACCAAGTGAAGTTGGAATGTGA
- a CDS encoding metallophosphoesterase, which translates to MNRRSFIKKSFWGTVGVTALTGLYAWRIEPHWLEFVRVKMPIKNLPESLVGKTLMQISDIHTGNRVDNSYLINSLKEAKRYNPDFVVYTGDYVTLHQERLMHDKLEEVFEESVKGNLGTIAILGNHDYGFEWSESEVADQITRTIEKEGIVVLRNSSVEMEGLNFIGLDDYWAKQTDAEKAFANYEPTKANIVLCHNPDVCDLDVWHNYKGWILSGHTHGGQCKPPFLPPPILPVKNKNYTAGKFNLSDGRTLYINRGLGHSQKIRLNVRPEITIFELEKG; encoded by the coding sequence GTGAATAGACGAAGTTTTATAAAGAAAAGTTTTTGGGGAACTGTGGGTGTAACGGCTTTGACGGGCTTGTACGCTTGGAGAATTGAGCCTCACTGGTTGGAGTTTGTCCGTGTAAAAATGCCTATTAAGAATCTCCCTGAATCGTTGGTTGGCAAAACTTTAATGCAGATAAGTGATATTCACACGGGAAATCGGGTAGATAATTCTTACCTAATAAATTCGCTAAAAGAGGCAAAGAGATATAATCCTGATTTTGTGGTGTATACAGGCGATTATGTTACGCTTCATCAAGAACGGCTGATGCACGATAAACTCGAAGAAGTGTTTGAAGAGAGCGTCAAAGGTAATCTTGGTACAATTGCTATTTTGGGAAATCACGATTACGGATTTGAGTGGAGTGAATCCGAAGTTGCTGACCAAATAACAAGAACAATTGAAAAAGAGGGAATTGTTGTGCTCAGAAATTCTTCTGTGGAAATGGAAGGATTAAATTTTATTGGGCTTGATGATTATTGGGCAAAGCAAACTGATGCAGAAAAAGCTTTTGCAAATTATGAACCAACTAAGGCAAATATAGTGCTTTGCCACAATCCTGATGTGTGCGATTTGGATGTATGGCACAATTACAAAGGATGGATTCTTTCCGGACATACACACGGAGGGCAATGCAAACCACCTTTTTTACCACCTCCAATACTTCCCGTGAAAAATAAAAATTATACCGCAGGAAAATTCAACTTATCTGACGGAAGAACACTTTATATCAATCGTGGGTTGGGACATTCGCAGAAAATTCGGTTGAATGTTCGTCCTGAAATTACTATCTTTGAACTTGAGAAAGGGTAA
- a CDS encoding tetratricopeptide repeat protein yields MKRKIVLVTLILSIYLGCAQKQLTQAELETMFSKDWCTCLEKESVGKDGEQIPQVWVDCIAKIMKQYTENEILYADIRKFAILNYPDSNLSDYERERLFGRQLGKKMLVQSLDNCDIYLKGMSDFKTFYIKKATQDASSESKKEVEVLIKKMQETLDEVDINKMNDTQKSQIGEYYVLLGLLYEFKGDKSLALLQYDKAIELVPYNYKAIAFKKLIN; encoded by the coding sequence ATGAAAAGAAAAATTGTATTAGTTACATTGATACTGTCCATTTATCTTGGTTGTGCACAAAAACAATTGACTCAGGCAGAATTGGAAACAATGTTTAGTAAGGATTGGTGTACTTGCTTGGAAAAAGAATCTGTAGGCAAAGACGGAGAGCAAATTCCCCAAGTATGGGTGGATTGTATAGCCAAAATAATGAAACAATACACTGAAAATGAGATTCTGTATGCTGATATACGTAAATTTGCAATACTGAATTATCCTGATTCAAACTTATCCGATTATGAAAGAGAAAGACTTTTTGGAAGGCAATTAGGAAAAAAAATGCTTGTACAGTCACTTGATAATTGCGATATTTATCTGAAAGGAATGAGTGATTTTAAGACGTTTTACATCAAAAAAGCAACACAAGATGCTTCTTCTGAAAGCAAAAAAGAAGTGGAAGTGCTTATAAAGAAAATGCAAGAGACATTAGACGAAGTTGACATTAATAAAATGAATGATACACAAAAAAGTCAAATAGGAGAGTACTATGTTCTTTTGGGGCTGTTGTATGAATTTAAGGGAGATAAATCTCTTGCATTACTTCAATACGATAAGGCGATAGAACTTGTTCCATATAATTATAAAGCAATTGCTTTCAAGAAGTTAATAAACTAA
- the hemB gene encoding porphobilinogen synthase → MYPLRRNRRLRTTEAIRSLVRETIVTPDDFLVPLFVVEGKGVKEEIASMPNYYRYSLDLLEKEVKELWKLGLKSVLLFVKVPDNLKDNKGTEAANPNGLMQRAIKTVKNAVPQMLVMTDVALDPYSVYGHDGIIENGQIANDATVDALCQMSLSHAQVGADFVAPSDMMDGRILNIRETLENNDFQNVGIMSYSAKYASAFYGPFRDALDSAPVDIQDIPKDKKTYQMDYHNRLEAIRETRMDIEEGADIVMVKPGLCYLDIVREVKNMSEVPVAVYQVSGEYAMLKAAAEKGWLDHDAVMLEQVTAIKRAGADIIASYFAKDVAKLIG, encoded by the coding sequence ATGTATCCATTAAGAAGAAACCGAAGATTGCGTACCACCGAAGCCATTCGTAGTTTGGTTCGTGAAACCATTGTTACGCCCGATGATTTTTTGGTGCCACTTTTTGTGGTGGAAGGTAAAGGAGTGAAGGAAGAAATCGCGTCAATGCCAAATTATTACCGATATAGCTTGGATTTGCTTGAAAAAGAAGTGAAGGAGCTTTGGAAATTAGGTTTGAAATCGGTGTTGTTGTTTGTGAAAGTTCCTGACAATTTGAAAGATAACAAAGGAACGGAAGCTGCTAATCCTAACGGATTAATGCAACGTGCCATTAAAACCGTGAAAAATGCCGTTCCGCAGATGTTGGTAATGACTGATGTAGCACTTGACCCATATTCTGTTTACGGACACGACGGAATTATCGAAAACGGACAAATTGCCAACGATGCCACAGTAGATGCCCTTTGCCAAATGAGCCTTTCACACGCTCAGGTGGGTGCCGATTTTGTTGCTCCCAGCGATATGATGGACGGAAGAATATTGAATATCCGTGAAACATTGGAAAATAATGATTTCCAGAATGTTGGGATAATGTCGTACAGTGCCAAATATGCTTCTGCTTTTTATGGTCCTTTCCGTGATGCTTTGGATAGTGCTCCCGTTGATATTCAGGATATTCCGAAAGACAAAAAAACATATCAAATGGATTATCACAATCGTTTGGAAGCCATCAGAGAAACCCGAATGGATATTGAAGAAGGTGCAGATATTGTGATGGTTAAGCCTGGGCTGTGCTATCTGGATATCGTTCGCGAGGTGAAAAATATGTCGGAAGTTCCCGTTGCGGTGTATCAGGTTTCGGGCGAATATGCAATGCTCAAAGCCGCTGCCGAAAAAGGTTGGCTTGACCACGATGCGGTAATGCTCGAACAAGTAACCGCTATTAAAAGAGCAGGAGCGGATATCATCGCTTCTTACTTCGCTAAAGATGTAGCTAAATTGATAGGTTAA
- a CDS encoding OmpA family protein, translating to MKQLFYLLGILLTIILGAFLQYHFCCQAVCCSNNSSEQTVKEELPKEKQKTLGFLIVTSPLKLEHTDNFKFTKNSYEIRPVVAQIDALIDQSKEHFKENESKVLEIIGLYSSDETNHSVFPTIGLARANAVKMYFEKRGFPSRQLKISDRLEQGIGKNLEEADIATVFEVTEVTAESQTEKMESFKAFAKELRENPIRLYFETGESHINLTMEEREKIQKLNDYISHVEGACVQVIGHTDNVGKRPSNLRLGEERAAFVKSYLVKNNFPESLVEVISHGPDKPIASNKTQEGRAQNRRVEITLE from the coding sequence ATGAAACAACTTTTTTACTTACTTGGTATTTTATTGACCATCATTCTTGGTGCTTTTTTGCAGTACCATTTTTGTTGTCAGGCAGTTTGTTGCTCAAATAATTCCTCTGAACAGACTGTAAAAGAAGAACTTCCTAAGGAAAAGCAAAAAACGTTAGGTTTTTTGATTGTTACCAGCCCTTTGAAATTAGAGCATACGGATAATTTCAAATTCACGAAAAATTCGTATGAAATTCGTCCCGTAGTTGCGCAAATAGATGCTTTAATTGACCAATCAAAAGAACATTTCAAAGAAAATGAGTCTAAAGTATTGGAAATTATTGGCTTGTATTCCTCAGATGAAACGAATCATTCTGTTTTTCCTACAATTGGTTTGGCAAGGGCTAACGCCGTTAAAATGTACTTCGAGAAAAGAGGCTTCCCTTCCCGACAGTTAAAAATTTCAGACCGATTGGAGCAAGGCATAGGAAAGAACTTGGAAGAAGCAGATATTGCCACCGTTTTTGAGGTAACGGAGGTAACTGCTGAAAGTCAGACAGAAAAAATGGAATCTTTCAAGGCTTTTGCTAAAGAACTTCGTGAAAATCCTATCCGATTGTACTTTGAAACGGGTGAGTCGCACATCAATCTCACGATGGAAGAACGCGAAAAAATTCAAAAATTGAACGATTACATTTCGCACGTGGAAGGCGCCTGTGTGCAAGTTATCGGACATACGGATAATGTTGGGAAACGACCTTCCAATTTGCGTTTGGGAGAAGAAAGAGCGGCTTTTGTGAAATCGTATTTGGTTAAAAATAACTTTCCTGAGTCACTTGTTGAGGTAATTTCGCACGGACCGGACAAACCCATCGCAAGTAACAAAACCCAAGAAGGGCGTGCCCAAAACAGAAGAGTTGAAATTACTTTAGAATAA